A genomic segment from Nitrosopumilus sp. K4 encodes:
- a CDS encoding transcription initiation factor IIB family protein, producing MLKNTMVSGPKCPACGDKKMVTDENTGELFCGKCGFVVTDKIADTGAEWRSFASDDTNRTRVGAGTSLTMHDMGLSTIIGQANKDSTGKPLSASVKSSIERLRTWDSRTQAHSSADRNLRQALNEMDKLKDKLALTDAVVEKAAYIYRKAMEKKLVRGRSIQGLVAACLYASCRNTETPRTLDDIAKGINIRRKDVARCYRLIFRELELKMPVVDPIKGVSRIASIAELSEKSKRKAVSILEQAKKIGMVAGKDPMGIAAAALYLACISTGEIKSQKDISIASGVTEVTIRNRCAGLRKMLQD from the coding sequence ATGCTTAAGAACACAATGGTTTCTGGACCAAAATGTCCAGCATGTGGAGATAAAAAAATGGTTACCGATGAAAATACAGGCGAATTATTTTGTGGCAAATGTGGATTTGTAGTAACTGACAAAATTGCAGATACAGGTGCAGAATGGCGATCATTTGCAAGTGATGACACAAACAGAACAAGGGTTGGAGCAGGCACATCACTAACAATGCACGATATGGGACTGTCAACGATTATCGGTCAAGCAAATAAAGATTCAACAGGAAAGCCACTATCTGCAAGTGTAAAAAGTTCTATTGAAAGACTCAGAACTTGGGACAGTAGAACACAAGCACATTCATCTGCAGATAGAAATCTCAGACAAGCTCTAAATGAGATGGATAAATTAAAAGACAAACTTGCTTTAACAGACGCAGTTGTTGAAAAAGCAGCATATATCTACAGAAAAGCGATGGAGAAAAAACTAGTAAGAGGTCGTTCAATTCAGGGATTGGTTGCAGCATGTCTTTACGCATCATGTAGAAATACAGAAACTCCAAGAACATTAGACGATATTGCAAAGGGAATCAACATTAGAAGAAAAGATGTTGCAAGATGCTACAGATTAATTTTTAGAGAACTTGAGTTAAAAATGCCAGTTGTAGATCCGATAAAAGGAGTTTCAAGGATTGCAAGCATTGCAGAGTTAAGTGAAAAAAGCAAAAGAAAGGCAGTATCAATTTTAGAACAAGCAAAAAAAATTGGAATGGTGGCAGGAAAAGATCCTATGGGAATAGCCGCAGCTGCACTCTACTTAGCATGTATTAGTACAGGAGAAATAAAATCACAAAAAGACATATCGATTGCATCAGGAGTGACCGAGGTTACAATCAGAAATAGATGTGCAGGTCTAAGAAAAATGCTCCAAGATTAA
- a CDS encoding M57 family metalloprotease — protein MIQYFVIIGLIFVGFFTVPIFAQTIEDAPIMFEEAKSHFENGDYNQAITIYDEILEIAPDNISTLKMKGIAQSNLGYHEKSLKQFFKILQYKPDDAIALTGMGVGFGNLGEYQESLKYFKKALQEKPNSIVVNNYKEFIERVISKYPYTPTEKPQEFQNTHTSKIPDWVRNIAGWWADDKIEDSEFVSALTYLIENKIVQVPSTDENKTVENKIPDWIKDNAGWWADDMINDQDFVAGIQHMMENGILVVKIEKSPEEIKKEKEIEFYYFEKYLRSISKNVDDEKRYIEYPNPSQDVIKKFLRDYVKWNFEEEVKNASSKFPNPTYEIIDEAYVIHYKVYVNEQPSGLPLDHVSTLQNSFAFWENQELNTNNQKARVEFEIVDQKYDANVWVTWVVRELGEGVLGHAHLGKGVVEVTLGDYNCDGSFQLYDVNTVEKIMTHELGHSIGLPHVTDRNNIMYSSMKTNYAYCLLS, from the coding sequence ATGATTCAATATTTTGTAATTATAGGGTTGATTTTTGTAGGTTTTTTTACAGTACCAATTTTTGCTCAAACTATCGAAGATGCCCCCATAATGTTTGAAGAGGCAAAGAGTCATTTTGAAAACGGGGATTATAATCAGGCCATAACAATTTATGATGAAATTTTAGAAATTGCCCCAGATAACATATCTACATTAAAAATGAAAGGAATTGCCCAAAGCAACTTAGGATATCACGAAAAATCATTAAAACAATTTTTCAAAATTCTTCAATACAAACCAGATGATGCAATTGCATTAACAGGTATGGGTGTGGGATTTGGAAATCTTGGGGAATATCAAGAATCATTAAAATATTTTAAAAAGGCATTGCAGGAAAAACCAAATAGCATAGTAGTTAATAATTACAAAGAGTTTATCGAACGAGTTATTTCCAAATATCCATACACACCAACTGAAAAACCTCAAGAATTTCAAAATACGCACACTTCAAAGATTCCAGATTGGGTTCGAAATATTGCAGGATGGTGGGCCGATGACAAAATTGAAGATTCAGAATTTGTTTCTGCTCTAACATATTTAATTGAAAATAAAATAGTTCAGGTTCCATCCACTGATGAAAATAAAACTGTTGAAAATAAAATTCCAGATTGGATAAAAGACAATGCAGGATGGTGGGCCGATGACATGATAAATGATCAAGATTTTGTTGCAGGCATTCAGCATATGATGGAAAATGGAATTCTCGTGGTAAAAATTGAGAAATCCCCCGAGGAAATCAAAAAAGAAAAAGAAATAGAATTTTATTATTTTGAAAAATATTTACGCAGTATTTCAAAAAATGTAGACGATGAAAAAAGATACATCGAATATCCAAATCCAAGTCAAGACGTGATAAAAAAATTTCTTAGAGACTACGTAAAATGGAATTTTGAAGAAGAAGTAAAAAATGCATCAAGTAAATTTCCAAATCCAACATATGAAATCATAGATGAAGCATATGTAATTCATTACAAGGTATATGTCAACGAACAACCATCAGGATTACCATTAGATCATGTTAGTACTTTACAGAATTCTTTTGCATTTTGGGAAAATCAAGAACTTAACACAAATAATCAAAAAGCAAGAGTAGAGTTTGAAATAGTTGATCAGAAATATGATGCAAATGTTTGGGTCACATGGGTAGTTAGAGAATTAGGGGAAGGAGTTCTAGGACATGCCCATCTAGGAAAGGGAGTTGTAGAAGTCACTTTAGGAGATTACAATTGTGATGGAAGTTTCCAATTGTATGACGTAAATACAGTAGAGAAAATAATGACGCATGAATTAGGGCATTCAATTGGGTTGCCACACGTAACAGACAGAAACAATATCATGTACTCTTCAATGAAAACAAATTATGCGTATTGTTTATTGAGTTAA
- a CDS encoding poly(R)-hydroxyalkanoic acid synthase subunit PhaE, producing MSSKPQALTSIGPMRAFAANSKKIATELIEINESLLEFNKFLTEYYKQLADTWNIAQKKVNQKVPEVPQDVEQIEAFKRIWIDIFDNDFTELFDSEKFGDNYGKLISKELQLTKHWTNISNVVLQSANLPSKEEIDEAYKELHALKKRVTKLEIELKKRENKK from the coding sequence ATGAGCAGTAAGCCACAGGCTTTAACGTCAATAGGTCCAATGAGAGCATTTGCAGCAAATTCAAAAAAAATTGCGACAGAGTTAATTGAAATTAACGAAAGTCTTTTAGAATTTAACAAATTCCTCACTGAATACTACAAGCAACTTGCAGACACATGGAATATTGCCCAAAAGAAAGTCAATCAAAAAGTACCAGAAGTACCTCAAGACGTAGAACAAATCGAGGCATTCAAAAGAATTTGGATTGATATTTTTGATAATGATTTTACAGAATTATTTGATTCAGAAAAATTTGGAGATAATTATGGAAAGTTGATATCAAAAGAATTACAGTTAACAAAACATTGGACAAACATTTCAAATGTGGTGTTACAGTCAGCAAACTTACCAAGTAAAGAAGAGATTGATGAAGCATACAAAGAACTACATGCTTTGAAAAAAAGAGTCACAAAATTAGAAATCGAGTTAAAGAAAAGGGAAAATAAAAAATGA
- a CDS encoding biotin--[acetyl-CoA-carboxylase] ligase, which produces MIYSSFNNPGLVKVLYFLKSHNTEYLSGQDLSDVLKISRVAVWKHIKKIQELGYEIETKQKLGYRLKEDSEKLLPWEITEGLKTKFIGKQAYYFETIDSTQNQALSMVFDKENNGTVIVAEKQTSGKGREGRRWESPKGGIWLSIILHPKFDISAATLFPLAASLALSNSIEKTLKIKSELKWPNDITIKSKKVAGMLVDVSLESNKIEDLVLGVGINFDVDVKEIEKKLKGTPNFYGISSLMQHNKKVKPIDLVHSFLTELEKVYTDLSSGRIKKIVKEWTNKSSTIGKNVELETEDGKISGKAIRIDEDGALVVSKNNITKRVIAGDIVHT; this is translated from the coding sequence TTGATTTACAGTTCTTTTAACAATCCAGGTTTAGTCAAAGTACTTTATTTTTTGAAATCACACAACACAGAATATCTTTCAGGACAAGATCTAAGCGACGTATTAAAAATTAGCAGAGTTGCAGTTTGGAAACATATTAAAAAAATTCAAGAGTTAGGCTATGAAATTGAAACAAAACAAAAACTAGGCTACAGATTAAAAGAAGATTCTGAAAAATTACTGCCTTGGGAGATTACAGAGGGATTAAAAACTAAATTCATAGGAAAACAAGCATATTATTTTGAAACCATTGATTCAACACAGAATCAAGCATTATCAATGGTGTTTGACAAAGAGAATAACGGTACAGTGATAGTTGCTGAAAAACAAACCAGTGGGAAGGGAAGAGAGGGAAGAAGGTGGGAATCACCAAAAGGAGGAATATGGTTATCAATAATCCTACATCCAAAATTTGACATATCTGCTGCTACATTGTTTCCACTAGCTGCATCATTGGCACTTTCAAATTCAATTGAAAAAACGTTAAAAATTAAATCAGAGCTAAAGTGGCCTAATGACATTACAATTAAAAGCAAAAAAGTTGCAGGAATGTTAGTAGATGTATCATTAGAATCCAACAAGATAGAAGATCTTGTTCTAGGTGTCGGAATAAACTTCGATGTAGATGTAAAAGAAATTGAGAAAAAACTAAAAGGAACCCCTAATTTTTATGGCATTTCATCATTAATGCAACATAACAAAAAAGTAAAACCAATAGACTTGGTTCATTCCTTTCTAACAGAACTTGAAAAAGTATACACGGATTTAAGTTCAGGAAGAATTAAGAAGATAGTCAAAGAATGGACAAACAAATCATCAACCATAGGAAAAAACGTGGAGTTAGAAACAGAAGATGGAAAAATTTCAGGCAAAGCCATCAGAATCGACGAAGATGGTGCACTTGTTGTTTCAAAAAACAACATTACTAAAAGAGTGATTGCAGGAGATATAGTTCACACATAA
- a CDS encoding DUF6659 family protein, protein MANSDKLEKICQKITKLDTKMRSARIINNRGHLVAGGMKKGLHSLEAQKQDEMMFMELALRVRMRHEFDKEFGEVHFSMSYRDKVIVMSFPLTNDDVCLVSAEKDLDFGKIPFKVLKIIAPLKKNIRTF, encoded by the coding sequence ATGGCAAATTCTGATAAACTTGAAAAAATCTGCCAAAAAATAACAAAATTAGATACAAAAATGAGATCTGCCCGAATAATCAACAATAGAGGGCATCTTGTTGCAGGTGGTATGAAAAAGGGACTTCATTCACTTGAAGCACAAAAACAAGACGAAATGATGTTTATGGAATTGGCCTTAAGGGTGAGAATGAGACATGAATTTGATAAAGAATTTGGCGAAGTTCATTTTTCAATGTCTTATCGTGACAAAGTAATAGTCATGAGCTTTCCGTTAACAAATGATGATGTTTGTCTTGTTTCTGCAGAAAAAGACCTTGACTTTGGTAAGATTCCGTTTAAAGTTTTAAAGATAATTGCCCCTCTTAAGAAAAATATTAGGACTTTTTAG
- a CDS encoding phosphoribosyltransferase, with product MDSQNVSWREVEKLVKILSKKIIDLNRDFTSISTISRGGLVPARLLADHLGIETIFVDKNKIPYDSIFVDDIYDSGKTFKKIIPKIEDPSKLVFVTLFARRGKRYPNQLLFAKKTIGTEYIVYPWDKLEFKRLKKVGL from the coding sequence ATGGATTCTCAAAATGTCAGTTGGCGTGAGGTTGAAAAATTAGTAAAAATTCTTTCTAAAAAAATAATCGACTTGAATAGAGATTTTACTAGCATCTCAACAATTAGTCGGGGTGGTTTGGTTCCTGCTAGATTGTTGGCAGATCACTTGGGAATTGAAACTATATTTGTTGACAAAAATAAAATTCCATACGATTCAATTTTTGTTGATGATATTTATGATTCTGGAAAGACATTCAAAAAGATAATTCCAAAAATTGAAGATCCTTCAAAACTTGTTTTTGTTACTTTATTTGCAAGACGTGGAAAACGATACCCAAACCAACTCCTCTTTGCAAAAAAAACAATTGGCACTGAATACATTGTTTATCCTTGGGATAAATTAGAGTTTAAGCGACTAAAGAAAGTTGGGCTGTAG
- the phaC gene encoding class III poly(R)-hydroxyalkanoic acid synthase subunit PhaC gives MKSESRLDPKIMEEILKFSKNVVEAPRLVAAPDEINLEVTPHDVAHQIDKARLLHYKPLTEKQHKTPLIISYALINRYHILDIHPEKSWVRNLLQQGFDVYMLDWGTPTNMDKYLDFDDYVNGYLDSCVEFVKDETSSEKVSLQGYCTGATIATAYTSLHPESVKNFIATAPVIDGWRDTTVISNLAKHIDVEKMVSIIGNMPPEFMYYCFSVLKPFEQGIEKYVNFFKNIDNQRFVDSFLRVERWLGDTPPIPGELFKQWIKDIYQENLLIQNKMYVGGNHIDLKKIDMPIFTQVAVGDHLVSPECSMPLHYAVASQDKTLRIYPTGHVGMIASSISQKKVLPELGQWLAERS, from the coding sequence ATGAAATCAGAATCAAGATTAGATCCAAAGATAATGGAAGAAATTCTCAAATTTTCAAAAAATGTTGTTGAGGCACCAAGATTGGTTGCAGCACCTGATGAAATTAATTTGGAAGTAACACCACATGATGTAGCACATCAGATTGACAAAGCACGCTTGTTACATTACAAACCGCTAACAGAAAAACAGCATAAAACACCTTTGATAATCTCATATGCATTGATTAACAGGTACCATATTTTAGACATCCATCCAGAAAAAAGTTGGGTCAGAAATCTACTTCAGCAGGGATTTGACGTATACATGTTGGATTGGGGTACTCCAACTAACATGGACAAGTATCTAGATTTTGATGATTATGTAAATGGATATCTTGATAGTTGTGTGGAATTCGTAAAGGATGAAACATCATCTGAAAAAGTATCACTGCAAGGATATTGTACAGGTGCAACAATTGCCACCGCATACACATCACTGCATCCAGAAAGCGTGAAAAATTTTATTGCAACGGCCCCAGTTATCGACGGATGGCGTGATACTACGGTGATCAGTAATTTGGCCAAACATATTGATGTTGAAAAAATGGTCAGCATTATTGGAAACATGCCTCCGGAATTCATGTATTATTGTTTTTCAGTACTAAAGCCATTTGAGCAAGGAATTGAAAAATACGTGAATTTCTTCAAGAACATAGACAACCAAAGATTCGTAGATAGTTTCCTCAGAGTAGAACGATGGTTAGGTGACACTCCCCCCATACCTGGAGAGTTATTCAAACAATGGATAAAAGACATCTACCAAGAAAACTTGCTAATTCAAAATAAAATGTATGTTGGAGGAAACCACATAGATTTGAAAAAAATAGACATGCCAATATTTACTCAAGTTGCAGTAGGAGATCACCTTGTATCACCAGAATGCAGTATGCCGTTACATTATGCAGTTGCCAGTCAAGACAAAACTTTGAGAATATATCCAACAGGACATGTAGGAATGATTGCTAGTTCAATATCACAGAAAAAAGTGTTGCCTGAGCTTGGTCAGTGGTTAGCTGAAAGATCATAA
- a CDS encoding winged helix-turn-helix transcriptional regulator, with the protein MENNSMEEPKDLVVLGAIRNGNKKFDKIKKATQIDAEELNSILEKLEEKGMIDVEEKKGWLGKKIEIKVTDKGSREIDERVHELQEKWNQMSLLYKSGDKQKLQQYMDDNKSFLPMMMFFGVMDMMMFSMMFSMIGMSMSDYVPPESIPDGMEGGEGMDGAEDFGDGGFDIDIGF; encoded by the coding sequence ATGGAAAACAACAGTATGGAAGAACCAAAAGATCTAGTCGTATTGGGGGCAATAAGAAACGGAAATAAAAAATTTGATAAAATTAAAAAAGCCACGCAGATAGACGCTGAGGAATTAAATTCAATTTTAGAGAAACTAGAAGAAAAAGGAATGATTGATGTAGAAGAAAAAAAAGGGTGGCTAGGCAAAAAGATAGAGATCAAAGTTACAGACAAGGGTTCTAGAGAAATTGATGAAAGAGTTCACGAATTACAGGAAAAATGGAATCAGATGTCACTGTTGTATAAATCAGGAGATAAGCAAAAACTTCAGCAATACATGGATGATAACAAGTCATTTCTTCCAATGATGATGTTTTTTGGAGTAATGGACATGATGATGTTTTCAATGATGTTTAGCATGATAGGAATGTCAATGTCCGACTATGTTCCACCAGAAAGTATCCCAGATGGAATGGAGGGAGGAGAAGGAATGGATGGAGCAGAGGACTTTGGCGACGGAGGATTTGATATTGACATCGGTTTTTAG